In one Pseudodesulfovibrio tunisiensis genomic region, the following are encoded:
- a CDS encoding methyl-accepting chemotaxis protein: MFRNLSVKWKTLGIAVAGPIIIGLIMAVQQINAIKQGANESILEKSRAVVFMAEAGRNEMARKLEQGVVRPFDEIPEDRILDAVPVITAIRMAQLNAEKAGYAFRVPKIDPRNPDNAPTELEAAVLKEMKAKNMDEKVIREPGRIRYFKAIRLTRECLYCHGNPAGSKDVTGGTKEGWKVGEIHGAFEIISSLQAARDQVVSASISISSWTLIILGCIGVAVWLLMRSSILRPLLNIRGLSEGMADGDFTRQLDIPAKDEMGAVGHSLNTMVNALSDVISEVRDVTVGVAHMSGELSSASNSLAEGAAHQAANVQEVAASMAQISGNIGQTANNSSDTEALATQAAGEAEECGRALTEALGALKEIADRIMVIEEIARQTNLLALNAAIEAARAGTHGKGFAVVASEVRQLAERSGNAAGEIGELSNSSVKVADRAGKMLEQLVPNIRKTAELVQEISASCREQNAGATQVNTAIQNLDDTIQQNAAAAEEIASTAQGLSDQSAHLKTTTAFFQVNGKERRSTPVILRDKPYELPD, encoded by the coding sequence ATGTTTCGAAATCTGAGCGTCAAATGGAAGACCCTTGGCATTGCCGTGGCAGGACCGATCATCATCGGGCTGATCATGGCCGTCCAGCAGATCAACGCCATCAAGCAGGGCGCGAACGAGTCCATACTGGAAAAAAGCCGGGCCGTGGTGTTCATGGCCGAGGCCGGACGCAACGAAATGGCGCGCAAGCTGGAGCAGGGAGTGGTCCGTCCCTTCGATGAAATCCCCGAGGACAGGATACTTGACGCAGTTCCCGTGATCACGGCGATCCGCATGGCGCAGCTCAATGCGGAAAAGGCAGGCTATGCCTTCCGGGTCCCCAAGATCGATCCCCGCAACCCGGACAATGCGCCCACGGAACTGGAAGCCGCCGTGCTCAAGGAAATGAAAGCGAAGAACATGGATGAAAAAGTCATCCGGGAGCCCGGCCGGATACGTTATTTCAAGGCAATCCGCCTGACCCGGGAATGTCTGTACTGCCACGGGAATCCGGCAGGTTCCAAAGATGTTACCGGGGGGACAAAGGAAGGCTGGAAGGTCGGGGAAATCCACGGTGCCTTCGAAATCATCAGCTCGCTTCAGGCCGCCAGGGACCAGGTTGTCTCGGCATCCATCTCCATTTCCTCCTGGACCCTGATCATTCTCGGCTGCATCGGCGTGGCAGTCTGGCTGCTCATGCGCAGCTCCATCCTGCGCCCACTGCTGAATATCCGAGGACTTTCCGAAGGCATGGCGGATGGCGATTTCACCAGACAGCTCGACATCCCGGCCAAGGATGAAATGGGCGCAGTGGGCCATTCCCTCAACACCATGGTGAACGCCCTTTCCGACGTGATTTCCGAAGTGCGCGACGTGACCGTGGGCGTGGCGCACATGAGCGGGGAACTCTCCTCCGCCTCCAACTCGCTTGCCGAAGGGGCGGCGCATCAGGCCGCGAATGTGCAGGAAGTGGCTGCGAGCATGGCGCAAATATCCGGCAACATCGGCCAGACCGCAAACAACTCCAGCGATACCGAAGCATTGGCAACACAGGCGGCCGGGGAGGCCGAGGAATGCGGCAGGGCCTTGACCGAAGCTCTGGGCGCGCTCAAGGAAATCGCGGACAGGATCATGGTGATCGAGGAAATCGCCAGACAGACCAACCTCCTCGCCCTGAATGCGGCCATCGAGGCGGCAAGGGCCGGAACGCACGGCAAGGGATTCGCAGTGGTTGCGAGCGAGGTTCGCCAGCTCGCGGAACGCAGCGGCAATGCGGCCGGGGAAATCGGCGAATTGTCGAACTCCAGCGTCAAGGTCGCGGACCGGGCCGGGAAGATGCTTGAACAACTGGTGCCCAACATTCGCAAGACAGCGGAACTGGTGCAGGAGATATCCGCCTCATGCCGCGAGCAGAACGCCGGGGCCACGCAGGTCAACACCGCGATCCAGAATCTGGACGACACCATTCAGCAGAATGCGGCCGCAGCCGAGGAAATCGCATCCACGGCGCAGGGGCTTTCGGATCAGTCCGCACACCTCAAGACCACGACAGCCTTTTTCCAGGTCAACGGCAAGGAACGCCGTTCGACGCCAGTCATTCTGCGGGACAAGCCGTACGAACTTCCCGATTGA
- the gluQRS gene encoding tRNA glutamyl-Q(34) synthetase GluQRS translates to MTHEPTRIRGRFAPSPTGRMHLGNALAALLCWLGARSAEGDVILRIEDIDPARSRREFAHGIMEDLQWLGLDWDEGPGRGGPFGPYTQNERRALYDVAVASLKSRNLIYPCFCTRRELRKAASAPHRRNAGPGYPGFCRDLSPEQIRERRATGRSPAWRFRFPEEIVTFRDLCLGDVTLDTRELGGDFPVQRSDGVHAYQLAVVTDDIAMHVNQVVRGEDLLDSTPRQTCLYRAFNAQPPSHAHVPLLVDENGMKLSKRHHSLELAALRQQGIRPEAVIGHLAHLSGLADSPRPIRAAELVDGFDFSRLRHGPLVVSEGVEHSLDSMRPRTTPPPRKAPGEHQQLPNPGASIPKSPRVDKPRQSR, encoded by the coding sequence ATGACGCACGAACCGACCCGCATCCGGGGCAGATTCGCCCCGTCCCCCACAGGCCGCATGCATCTGGGCAACGCCCTTGCCGCGCTCTTGTGCTGGCTGGGCGCCCGCAGCGCCGAGGGTGATGTGATTCTGCGCATCGAGGACATCGACCCGGCCAGATCGCGAAGGGAATTCGCCCACGGGATCATGGAAGACCTGCAATGGCTGGGACTGGACTGGGACGAAGGCCCGGGCAGGGGCGGTCCATTCGGTCCGTACACTCAGAACGAACGACGCGCACTGTATGACGTGGCTGTCGCAAGCCTGAAAAGCCGCAACCTGATCTATCCGTGCTTCTGCACGCGCAGGGAACTGCGCAAGGCCGCGTCCGCTCCCCATCGCCGCAACGCAGGCCCCGGCTATCCCGGCTTCTGCCGCGACCTTTCCCCGGAACAGATACGGGAAAGACGGGCAACGGGTCGTTCCCCGGCATGGCGTTTCCGCTTCCCGGAGGAAATCGTCACGTTCCGCGATCTGTGCCTTGGCGACGTGACTCTGGACACGCGGGAACTGGGCGGGGATTTCCCGGTCCAGCGTTCGGACGGCGTACATGCCTACCAGCTCGCCGTGGTCACGGACGACATTGCCATGCACGTCAATCAGGTGGTGCGCGGCGAAGACCTTCTGGACTCCACGCCTCGGCAGACATGCCTGTACCGCGCCTTCAATGCCCAGCCGCCTTCCCATGCCCATGTCCCCCTGCTCGTGGACGAAAACGGCATGAAACTGTCCAAGCGCCACCACTCCCTTGAACTGGCAGCACTCCGCCAGCAAGGCATCCGGCCCGAGGCCGTGATCGGCCATCTGGCGCACCTGTCCGGCCTTGCGGATTCGCCTCGTCCGATCCGGGCTGCGGAACTGGTGGACGGCTTCGACTTTTCCCGCCTCAGGCACGGGCCGCTGGTCGTGTCGGAAGGCGTGGAACACAGCCTCGACTCCATGAGACCGCGCACCACCCCGCCGCCACGCAAAGCCCCGGGCGAACACCAACAGCTTCCGAATCCCGGCGCATCAATCCCGAAATCTCCCCGGGTTGACAAGCCGCGGCAAAGCCGCTAG